From the Pectobacterium carotovorum genome, one window contains:
- a CDS encoding M20/M25/M40 family metallo-hydrolase, which yields MIPGKKLTLAALSLSAAILCLPASAQLVLAPADAERYAQHSFPEYLELLTLPNDAAVPADIQRNADWLEKAFQKRGFTTQQLTNSDKSLVYAELGTPRADRKTILFYMHFDGQPVNPAEWQTPPWQPVLKEKDAAGKWQTLPESRLLKGDINPEWRLFARASADDKGPIAMFLAAMDAMKDKGVEPAINIKVLLDSEEEKGSPGLTTVMADHLTLLKSDGMVIYDGAMPSSNLPGINFGNRGSIQIDMTVFGANAAAHSGGYGNVIPNPVQNLVTLLASMKDADGKVTIPGYYDRVTLSEIDKKQVAETVPPAGALEKRFGVAQLEKVANNAAEAVQYPSLDILGIKAGDTGKKASNAIPSTATASVNIRTVPETPPDDMYALLRQYIASKGFHIITGEAPTQAEREQYPHLISLSLTAYPSSAYAARTEIDSPLGRWAVATTTAPRGIAPEKNRMMGGTLPMSGAVSVLKVPYVIVPLVNADNNQHSFDENLRLGNYLEGIRTIVAMATTPLS from the coding sequence ATGATTCCCGGTAAAAAATTGACGCTGGCGGCACTGTCGCTGTCGGCAGCCATTCTCTGTTTACCTGCCAGCGCACAGCTGGTGCTGGCACCTGCTGATGCTGAGCGTTACGCGCAACACAGCTTCCCTGAATATCTCGAATTGCTCACGCTGCCAAATGATGCTGCCGTGCCTGCGGATATCCAGCGCAATGCCGACTGGCTGGAAAAGGCCTTTCAGAAACGCGGCTTCACCACGCAGCAGCTAACGAATAGTGATAAATCGCTGGTTTATGCTGAGCTGGGCACGCCAAGAGCCGATCGTAAAACTATCTTGTTCTACATGCATTTTGACGGACAGCCCGTGAATCCCGCCGAATGGCAAACGCCGCCGTGGCAGCCCGTACTGAAAGAAAAAGATGCCGCTGGCAAATGGCAGACGCTGCCTGAGTCGCGTCTTCTAAAAGGGGATATCAACCCGGAATGGCGTCTCTTCGCCCGGGCATCGGCCGATGATAAAGGACCGATCGCGATGTTTCTCGCTGCCATGGACGCCATGAAAGATAAGGGCGTTGAACCTGCCATCAATATCAAAGTGCTGCTGGATTCCGAAGAGGAAAAAGGTTCGCCCGGCCTGACAACGGTGATGGCCGATCATCTTACGCTGCTGAAAAGCGATGGGATGGTGATTTATGACGGTGCAATGCCGTCCAGCAACCTCCCTGGCATCAACTTTGGCAATCGCGGATCAATCCAAATCGATATGACGGTTTTCGGTGCGAATGCGGCGGCGCACAGCGGCGGCTATGGCAATGTCATTCCGAATCCAGTGCAAAATCTGGTTACGCTGCTAGCCAGCATGAAGGATGCGGACGGTAAGGTCACGATCCCCGGTTACTATGACCGCGTCACGCTTAGCGAGATCGATAAAAAACAAGTCGCAGAGACCGTGCCGCCCGCAGGTGCGCTGGAGAAACGCTTTGGTGTTGCTCAGTTAGAGAAGGTCGCCAACAATGCGGCAGAGGCAGTGCAATATCCTTCGCTGGATATTCTCGGCATTAAAGCGGGCGACACGGGCAAAAAGGCCTCGAACGCCATTCCGTCAACCGCGACGGCCAGCGTGAATATTCGTACCGTGCCGGAAACGCCGCCGGATGATATGTATGCGCTGTTACGCCAGTATATCGCCAGCAAAGGTTTTCATATCATTACCGGTGAAGCGCCTACGCAGGCCGAGCGTGAGCAGTATCCGCATCTGATTTCCCTTAGCCTGACGGCCTATCCGAGCAGCGCCTATGCGGCCAGAACCGAGATAGACTCCCCGCTGGGACGTTGGGCAGTCGCAACCACAACCGCGCCGCGTGGCATCGCACCGGAGAAGAACCGTATGATGGGCGGGACGTTGCCGATGAGTGGGGCAGTCAGCGTGCTGAAAGTGCCGTACGTCATCGTTCCTCTGGTGAATGCCGATAATAATCAGCATAGTTTTGATGAGAATTTACGTCTCGGTAACTATCTGGAAGGTATTCGCACCATTGTGGCGATGGCAACGACGCCGCTGTCATAA
- a CDS encoding YcjF family protein, producing MNEPLKPRVTFDDALPQEPQPQLRAGLAFDEQSGTPFSPISREEEVPEEGAAEEALSAALRPKRSLWRRMVMAGIGLFGVSALAQGVQSLHNAWVQQDWIALGGITAGSLIVAAGVGSLAVEWRRLYRLRERAEERDVARDLLHSHGVGRGREFCEKLARQAGLDSGHPAIQRWQASLHETHNDREVLELYARLVQPVLDTQARREISRSAAESTLMIAVSPLALVDMAFIAWRNLRLINRIAALYGIELGYFSRIRLFRLVLVNIAFAGASELVREIGMDWMSQDLAARLSTRAAQGIGAGLLTARLGIKAMELCRPLPWLDDKPRLGDFRRELIGQVKETLQKGR from the coding sequence ATGAACGAGCCACTGAAACCCCGTGTCACGTTCGATGATGCTTTACCGCAAGAGCCGCAACCGCAGCTGCGTGCCGGGTTAGCATTTGACGAGCAGAGCGGCACGCCATTTTCCCCTATCAGCCGCGAAGAAGAAGTGCCGGAAGAAGGCGCGGCGGAAGAGGCCCTCAGCGCGGCGCTGCGCCCGAAGCGCAGCCTGTGGCGGCGTATGGTGATGGCGGGAATAGGGCTGTTTGGCGTCAGCGCGCTGGCACAAGGCGTGCAGTCGCTGCATAACGCCTGGGTGCAGCAGGACTGGATCGCACTGGGCGGCATTACCGCGGGTAGCCTGATTGTGGCGGCGGGCGTCGGTTCGCTGGCCGTCGAGTGGCGACGGCTTTATCGCTTGCGGGAACGGGCGGAAGAGCGTGATGTGGCCCGCGATCTGCTACACAGCCACGGCGTGGGGCGCGGGCGTGAATTCTGTGAAAAGCTGGCGCGTCAGGCGGGACTGGATAGCGGCCATCCGGCGATACAGCGCTGGCAGGCTTCACTCCATGAAACCCACAATGACCGCGAAGTGCTGGAGCTTTATGCACGTCTGGTTCAGCCTGTACTGGATACGCAGGCACGGCGTGAAATCAGCCGCTCGGCGGCGGAATCCACCTTGATGATCGCCGTCAGCCCGCTGGCGCTGGTGGATATGGCATTTATCGCCTGGCGTAACCTGCGCCTGATTAACCGTATTGCCGCGCTGTACGGCATCGAACTCGGCTATTTCAGCCGCATTCGTCTGTTCCGGCTGGTGCTGGTCAATATCGCGTTTGCTGGCGCATCGGAGCTGGTGCGGGAAATTGGCATGGACTGGATGTCGCAGGATCTTGCCGCGCGGTTATCAACCCGTGCTGCACAAGGCATTGGTGCGGGGCTGCTGACTGCGCGTCTGGGCATCAAAGCGATGGAGCTGTGCCGCCCGCTGCCGTGGTTGGATGACAAACCGCGCCTCGGCGATTTCCGCCGCGAGCTTATTGGTCAGGTAAAAGAAACGCTGCAAAAAGGGCGTTAG
- the tpx gene encoding thiol peroxidase yields MSQNVHFQGNPVPVAGSFPAKGSKAPAFTLVAKDLSDTPLSNYAGKRKILNIFPSIDTGVCAASVRKFNQLGSELDNTVVLCISSDLPFAQSRFCGAEGLNNVVVLSTLRGGEFKENYGVAIADGALKGLTARAVVVLDENDNVLHSELVNEITTEPDYDAALAVLK; encoded by the coding sequence ATGTCACAGAACGTACATTTTCAAGGCAATCCTGTGCCAGTAGCAGGGTCATTCCCAGCCAAAGGAAGCAAAGCCCCGGCATTTACTCTGGTGGCTAAAGATCTGTCAGATACCCCGCTCAGCAACTATGCTGGCAAGCGCAAAATCCTGAACATTTTCCCAAGCATCGATACCGGTGTTTGTGCCGCGTCCGTGCGCAAATTCAACCAACTGGGTTCTGAGCTGGATAACACTGTTGTTCTGTGTATCTCTTCCGATCTGCCGTTCGCGCAGTCCCGTTTTTGCGGCGCGGAAGGTCTGAACAACGTCGTTGTACTGTCTACCCTGCGTGGCGGTGAGTTCAAAGAAAACTATGGTGTTGCTATCGCCGATGGCGCGCTGAAAGGCCTGACCGCTCGCGCGGTTGTCGTACTGGATGAAAACGACAACGTGCTGCACAGCGAACTGGTGAACGAAATCACCACTGAACCAGACTACGATGCAGCACTGGCTGTTCTGAAATAA
- a CDS encoding PTS lactose/cellobiose transporter subunit IIA yields MDLELEIMEIITNAGESKSEAMIALQHAKKGEWEACDNALLRSREAASRAHGVQTKLIGMDEGEGKIPVTLVMVHAQDHLMTSMLANDLIKEMIEVYRDKV; encoded by the coding sequence ATGGATCTTGAATTGGAAATAATGGAGATCATTACCAATGCGGGAGAAAGTAAAAGCGAAGCGATGATCGCATTACAGCATGCGAAAAAAGGCGAGTGGGAAGCCTGTGATAATGCATTGCTTCGTTCTCGAGAGGCGGCAAGCCGAGCGCATGGCGTGCAAACTAAATTGATCGGTATGGATGAAGGGGAAGGTAAAATCCCCGTCACGCTAGTTATGGTGCATGCACAAGATCATTTAATGACCTCGATGCTGGCGAATGACTTGATCAAAGAAATGATTGAAGTTTATCGCGATAAAGTGTAA
- a CDS encoding LacI family DNA-binding transcriptional regulator — MSTIVDVARMANVSRATVTRVLNEPEKVKVETKLRVENAIRLLNYKPNLSARSLVSKSSGVIGMLIPNNVSGFFGSVMSAVHKEVNAKGKMLMVLESAGQAEEENALRKLDEINCDGFLLYTRHLSTETIKAYTENKPVVLLDSSGSADIHSVSFDHYLSAFDATNKLIAAGHKNIAVIGGPESRHSASQRLKGCVDAIRAVNKEWNDEYYIQGSYDHVFGEKATLTLIERKLDMTAIVYCGERACSGGLKTLRLQGLSVPDDISVISFDSFGLTEYLAPHIDSVVYPVKEMAEYGAREILMKLTRKDYLIQSRQFPHSFIEGQSISHVRDALR; from the coding sequence ATGTCAACAATAGTCGATGTGGCACGGATGGCAAATGTTTCGCGCGCAACGGTCACCCGCGTACTTAACGAGCCGGAAAAAGTTAAGGTAGAGACAAAGTTACGCGTCGAGAATGCCATTAGGCTGTTGAACTATAAACCCAATTTAAGCGCCCGTTCTTTGGTGAGCAAAAGTAGCGGCGTGATAGGCATGCTTATTCCTAACAACGTGTCAGGTTTCTTTGGCTCGGTGATGAGCGCGGTTCATAAAGAAGTGAATGCCAAAGGAAAAATGCTCATGGTGCTGGAAAGCGCCGGTCAAGCTGAAGAAGAAAATGCATTAAGAAAATTGGATGAAATTAACTGTGATGGATTTCTTCTCTATACCCGTCATTTATCAACCGAAACGATTAAAGCCTATACGGAAAATAAACCCGTAGTATTACTCGATTCCTCTGGTTCAGCGGATATTCACTCGGTTTCATTCGATCATTATTTATCTGCGTTTGATGCGACAAATAAATTGATTGCAGCAGGCCATAAAAATATCGCGGTAATTGGTGGCCCCGAGTCGCGTCACAGCGCGTCTCAACGATTAAAAGGCTGCGTTGATGCCATTCGCGCGGTGAATAAAGAATGGAACGACGAATATTATATTCAAGGCAGTTATGATCATGTCTTTGGTGAGAAAGCGACGTTAACATTAATAGAACGAAAACTCGATATGACCGCGATTGTCTATTGTGGTGAGCGAGCCTGTTCGGGAGGATTAAAGACGTTACGCTTACAGGGTTTATCTGTTCCTGACGATATTTCGGTTATTTCTTTTGACAGCTTTGGACTTACTGAATATCTGGCGCCGCATATTGATAGCGTGGTTTACCCGGTAAAAGAAATGGCGGAATACGGGGCAAGAGAAATTCTGATGAAACTGACCCGTAAGGATTATCTTATACAGTCACGGCAGTTCCCTCACTCCTTCATCGAAGGGCAATCTATCAGCCATGTGCGTGATGCATTGCGATAG
- the tyrR gene encoding transcriptional regulator TyrR, translating to MHLEVICEDRIGMVRELLDLLASRNIDLRGIEIAPIGRIYLNFATLDFDAFRLLMTEIRRIDSVSDVRTVAFMPSEREHRALNALLESMPEPVFSLDMKGKPELFNPAALALFEQSAETISDLTIGSMIPGFNFANWLEKSSTVVAERVVIRSQDFLLEMTPVRLEDDAGKAATAGALVMLKSAARMGRQLQNLTVNDENEFDHIVAVSPKMRQVVEQARKLAMLDAPLLIVGDTGTGKDMLARACHLRGPRGKNPFLALNCASLPDDVMESELFGHASGAYLNAQEGKKGFFEQANGGSVLLDEVGEMSAQMQIKLLRFLNDGTFRRVGEDHEVHVDVRVICATKKNLLELVQRGEFREDLYYRLNVLTLMLPPLRDRPADIMPLAELFVARFADEQGISRPKLAADVEHFLPQYGWPGNVRQLRNTIYRALTQLEGNELHMQDIDLPAFSIDSPQDETLLDGSLDDINKRFERSVLTRLYQSYPSTRKLAKRLGVSHTAIANKLREYGLSQRKSAGDDEE from the coding sequence ATGCATCTGGAAGTGATTTGTGAAGACCGCATTGGTATGGTCCGTGAACTGTTAGATCTGCTTGCGTCACGCAATATTGATTTACGCGGCATCGAAATTGCCCCCATTGGCCGTATTTACCTCAATTTTGCCACTCTCGATTTTGATGCTTTTCGCCTGCTGATGACGGAAATTCGTCGCATTGACAGCGTCAGCGATGTGCGTACCGTGGCGTTTATGCCGTCTGAGCGCGAGCATCGGGCGCTGAATGCGCTGCTGGAATCCATGCCGGAACCGGTATTCTCGCTGGATATGAAAGGGAAGCCGGAACTGTTTAACCCCGCCGCGCTGGCGCTGTTTGAACAATCGGCAGAGACCATCAGCGATTTGACGATTGGTAGCATGATCCCCGGTTTCAATTTCGCCAACTGGCTGGAAAAAAGTAGCACTGTCGTCGCCGAGCGCGTCGTGATTCGCAGTCAGGATTTCCTGCTGGAAATGACGCCGGTCCGTCTGGAAGATGATGCCGGCAAAGCCGCTACGGCGGGGGCGCTGGTGATGCTCAAATCGGCCGCCCGCATGGGACGGCAGTTACAGAATCTCACCGTAAACGATGAGAATGAATTCGATCACATCGTTGCCGTTAGCCCGAAAATGCGTCAGGTGGTTGAGCAGGCGCGCAAGCTGGCAATGTTGGACGCGCCGTTGCTGATTGTGGGCGATACGGGGACGGGCAAAGATATGTTGGCGCGAGCATGCCACCTGCGCGGGCCGCGTGGTAAGAATCCTTTCCTGGCGCTGAACTGCGCGTCGTTACCCGATGATGTGATGGAGAGTGAACTGTTCGGCCATGCGTCCGGCGCGTATCTCAACGCGCAGGAAGGCAAAAAAGGCTTCTTCGAACAGGCTAACGGCGGTTCAGTTCTGCTAGATGAAGTCGGTGAAATGTCGGCACAGATGCAGATTAAATTACTGCGTTTCCTGAATGACGGGACATTCCGTCGCGTGGGTGAAGATCACGAAGTCCATGTCGATGTGCGGGTGATTTGCGCGACCAAGAAAAACCTGTTGGAACTGGTGCAGCGCGGTGAGTTTCGGGAGGATCTTTATTATCGCCTCAATGTACTCACGCTGATGTTACCGCCGCTGCGCGATCGTCCGGCGGACATTATGCCGCTGGCCGAGCTCTTTGTGGCGCGGTTTGCCGATGAGCAGGGGATTTCAAGGCCTAAATTGGCGGCAGATGTGGAACATTTCCTGCCGCAGTACGGCTGGCCGGGTAACGTTCGGCAGTTGAGGAATACGATTTATCGGGCGCTAACGCAACTGGAAGGTAACGAACTGCATATGCAGGACATCGATCTCCCGGCGTTTTCGATTGATTCGCCACAGGATGAAACCCTGCTTGATGGTTCGCTGGATGACATCAACAAGCGTTTCGAACGCTCCGTGCTGACCCGTCTTTATCAATCCTATCCAAGTACGCGCAAATTGGCGAAGCGGCTAGGGGTATCGCACACGGCGATAGCCAACAAACTACGGGAATATGGACTCAGCCAACGCAAATCGGCGGGGGACGACGAGGAGTAA
- the mpaA gene encoding murein tripeptide amidase MpaA has protein sequence MENPIIPLQARQQRGNLPSLGEPYGKSLLGAPLLYFPAELAPSESGLIIAGTHGDETAAVVALSCALRTLFSGQRRHHVVLAVNPDGCQLGLRANANGVDLNRNFPASNWQPGKTVYRWNSAADERDVELSTGETAGSEPETKALCTLIEKLNPHWVVSFHEPLACIEDPHRSELGRWLSQQCELPLVSSIGYDTPGSFGSWCADRSLHCITAELPPISADAASECYLNAMVALLSQQF, from the coding sequence ATGGAAAACCCGATCATTCCTCTTCAGGCGCGCCAGCAACGAGGCAATTTACCTTCGCTGGGTGAACCTTATGGAAAATCACTGCTGGGCGCACCGCTGCTGTATTTCCCCGCCGAGCTAGCGCCCTCGGAGAGCGGGCTGATTATTGCCGGAACGCACGGCGATGAAACCGCGGCGGTTGTGGCACTTTCTTGCGCGCTGCGTACTCTCTTTTCAGGGCAGCGTCGCCACCATGTAGTTCTTGCGGTAAACCCGGATGGTTGTCAGTTGGGCCTGCGCGCCAACGCTAACGGCGTCGATCTCAATCGCAATTTTCCGGCCAGTAACTGGCAGCCGGGGAAAACGGTATACCGCTGGAATAGCGCCGCAGATGAACGCGATGTCGAGCTATCCACGGGGGAAACCGCAGGTTCAGAACCGGAAACGAAAGCCCTTTGCACACTGATTGAGAAACTTAATCCCCACTGGGTTGTCTCTTTTCATGAGCCACTCGCCTGCATTGAAGATCCACATCGTTCCGAATTAGGGCGATGGTTGTCGCAGCAATGCGAGCTGCCGTTAGTATCGAGTATCGGTTACGACACACCCGGCTCTTTCGGAAGCTGGTGCGCCGATCGTTCGCTCCACTGCATTACCGCTGAGCTTCCGCCGATCTCGGCAGATGCCGCCAGCGAATGCTACCTTAACGCGATGGTCGCGTTGCTAAGCCAGCAATTTTAA
- a CDS encoding PTS sugar transporter subunit IIC, which translates to MSIYNNVISFIERKIAPLAGSIGGQRHVLAVRDGFISAMPFMIVGSFLMIMAFPPFSKDTTFTLGQIWLEFATNNKDAIMMPFRMTMGIMTIYIAVGIGYNLSQGYNLSPLMGGLLSLCSFLIVAAPFTNGSIPAAFMGGTGIFTALLTSIYSVELMRFLKTRNLTIRLPEQVPEKIAQSFELLVPVLVMIATLYPLSLLIQHFTGMLVPEVIMAAFKPFVAASDSLTAILICVLVSHLLWFCGIHGAAIVTNLLQPFWLANIAANQTALELGQALPHSFVDPFWRFYIVIGGCGSTLALVIMYLRSRSVHLRSIGKLSVVPSFFNINEPVIFGSPIIMNPLMLLPFVGAPLINATVAWFALSSGFVDKPMSIVPWTTPSILGAPWAAGWSLGPILLVLTNFAISCVIWLPFYRAYEKQLLAQEAESKA; encoded by the coding sequence ATGAGCATCTATAATAATGTAATCTCTTTTATTGAAAGAAAAATTGCACCCTTAGCCGGGAGTATTGGTGGACAACGGCACGTGCTTGCCGTTCGCGATGGTTTTATTTCCGCTATGCCTTTCATGATTGTCGGCAGCTTCTTGATGATTATGGCGTTTCCGCCTTTTTCAAAAGATACGACGTTCACGTTAGGGCAGATATGGTTGGAGTTCGCGACCAATAATAAAGACGCAATCATGATGCCGTTCCGCATGACAATGGGGATTATGACCATCTATATTGCCGTTGGGATCGGGTATAACCTTTCACAGGGTTATAATCTTAGCCCGCTGATGGGCGGATTACTGTCACTCTGTTCTTTCCTTATTGTTGCCGCGCCTTTTACCAACGGCAGCATTCCGGCGGCATTTATGGGAGGCACCGGTATTTTTACGGCATTGCTGACATCGATATATTCCGTCGAGCTAATGCGGTTTTTAAAAACCAGAAACCTGACTATCCGTCTGCCGGAACAGGTGCCGGAAAAGATCGCCCAGTCATTTGAGTTACTTGTACCTGTACTGGTGATGATTGCGACGCTCTATCCCTTATCGCTGCTGATTCAGCACTTTACTGGCATGCTGGTTCCTGAAGTGATTATGGCTGCCTTCAAACCGTTTGTGGCTGCTTCCGATAGCTTAACGGCAATACTCATCTGTGTGCTGGTTTCCCACCTGCTATGGTTCTGCGGTATTCATGGTGCCGCTATCGTGACCAATTTACTGCAACCGTTCTGGCTGGCGAATATTGCGGCTAACCAAACAGCGTTGGAATTAGGGCAGGCGCTTCCCCATAGCTTCGTTGATCCATTCTGGCGCTTCTATATTGTTATTGGCGGCTGTGGTTCTACGCTTGCGCTGGTCATCATGTATTTGCGTAGCCGTTCCGTGCATTTGCGTTCGATCGGAAAATTGAGCGTCGTTCCCTCATTTTTTAATATCAATGAACCCGTTATTTTTGGTTCGCCAATTATCATGAATCCTCTGATGCTACTTCCTTTCGTGGGTGCGCCGTTAATTAATGCAACCGTCGCCTGGTTTGCATTGAGTTCGGGATTTGTTGATAAACCAATGTCTATTGTTCCCTGGACGACGCCTTCTATTTTAGGTGCCCCATGGGCGGCTGGGTGGTCACTGGGGCCAATACTCTTAGTGCTGACTAATTTCGCTATTTCTTGTGTGATTTGGCTCCCTTTTTACCGGGCATATGAAAAACAACTTTTAGCGCAAGAAGCAGAATCAAAAGCGTAA
- a CDS encoding mandelate racemase/muconate lactonizing enzyme family protein, whose protein sequence is MKVTQLNVYDVDLRHRAPAHNLIVVEIETDEGVTGIGEVAMSYGVGAKSVIPILDALTKKFLIGQSPFDSEKIFQQCFDNTYWGRGRSLAIYGAISAIDMALWDIKGKLLNVPIYQLLGGKCRDTIRLYANHWYFDAWRPEEFAEKALKVINDGYTGLKFDPFKMSPTGEKSTPSRPISKEWGDMAVARVKAVREAVGEHVDIMLDLHGCLSVSDAIKWGKKLEACNPYFYEEPTDTLLINSSLEVKAGVNLSLAGGERLYTRFDFAPFIENRVFELIQPDMGLAGGFTEMKKIASYAETHQIQVQPHNASGPILTAACIQFDICTTNVPIQEWFPYWQDERYHIVLEALEPQAKNGYFTVGEMKPGLGVTLNFDYLSNFKKHIFNK, encoded by the coding sequence ATGAAAGTTACGCAGTTAAATGTTTACGATGTGGATCTAAGACACCGGGCACCTGCACACAACCTTATCGTTGTTGAGATTGAAACCGATGAGGGAGTGACGGGGATTGGCGAAGTGGCGATGAGTTATGGTGTGGGCGCTAAGTCGGTCATTCCGATATTAGATGCGCTCACGAAAAAATTCCTGATCGGGCAATCGCCATTCGATTCTGAGAAAATCTTCCAGCAATGCTTTGATAATACCTATTGGGGAAGAGGGCGCTCGCTGGCGATTTATGGTGCGATTAGCGCCATAGATATGGCGCTGTGGGATATCAAAGGCAAGCTATTAAATGTCCCGATTTACCAACTGCTGGGAGGAAAATGCCGCGATACTATCCGGCTTTATGCCAACCATTGGTATTTTGATGCCTGGCGTCCTGAAGAATTTGCGGAAAAAGCACTGAAGGTGATCAACGACGGCTATACCGGATTAAAGTTTGATCCTTTCAAAATGTCGCCAACGGGAGAGAAATCAACGCCATCGCGTCCTATCAGTAAAGAATGGGGGGATATGGCGGTTGCTCGGGTGAAAGCGGTCAGAGAGGCGGTGGGTGAACATGTCGATATTATGCTCGACCTGCACGGTTGTCTGAGTGTTTCTGATGCCATTAAATGGGGAAAAAAATTAGAAGCATGTAATCCTTATTTTTATGAAGAGCCGACGGATACATTATTAATCAATTCAAGTCTGGAGGTAAAAGCAGGCGTTAATTTATCGCTGGCTGGCGGAGAGCGCTTATATACCCGCTTTGACTTCGCACCTTTTATTGAAAATCGGGTATTCGAACTGATTCAGCCAGATATGGGGCTGGCTGGCGGATTTACGGAAATGAAAAAAATTGCCTCTTATGCGGAAACACATCAGATCCAGGTTCAACCGCATAACGCCTCAGGGCCAATCTTAACCGCAGCCTGTATTCAATTTGATATCTGCACGACAAATGTACCAATACAAGAGTGGTTTCCCTATTGGCAGGATGAGCGCTACCACATTGTGCTGGAGGCTTTAGAACCACAGGCTAAAAATGGCTATTTCACCGTCGGTGAAATGAAGCCAGGTTTAGGTGTGACGTTAAATTTCGATTATTTATCGAATTTTAAAAAGCATATTTTCAATAAATAA
- a CDS encoding PTS sugar transporter subunit IIB, with the protein MKKIFLCCNAGMSTSMLVKKMKEAAAAENIDVELTALPLEKFNEGIEQYDLCLLGPQVRYKLDEFKKIAAQKNKKVEAINPMDYGMMKGDNVLKFALGLLA; encoded by the coding sequence ATGAAAAAGATCTTCCTTTGCTGTAATGCAGGAATGAGCACATCCATGCTCGTAAAAAAAATGAAAGAAGCCGCCGCGGCAGAAAATATTGATGTGGAACTGACAGCGCTCCCGTTAGAGAAATTCAATGAAGGAATTGAGCAATACGACCTGTGTTTATTAGGCCCTCAGGTGAGATATAAATTGGATGAGTTCAAGAAAATTGCCGCACAGAAGAACAAAAAAGTGGAGGCAATAAACCCGATGGATTACGGCATGATGAAAGGCGATAATGTACTTAAATTCGCCCTCGGCCTGCTTGCATAA